DNA sequence from the Candidatus Atribacteria bacterium genome:
GCTTAATATCAACCTCTTTATTGGAAAACAAACAAGGTCTTAGTTTGCCTTCGGAAGTTAACCTTATCCGATTACAGGTTTCACAAAAGTGCTGACTTAAAGCAGCAATAAAACCTATAGTGCCTTGACCACCTTTAATCTGACAATATTTTGCCGGACCATTATCTATGCGTGTTTTAACAGGTACAAATAAGTATTTTTCCGCTAAACTATTTTTGATTTCTAAAACTGAAATAAATTTCTCCTTATAACTATCCTTTAGATCTTCTTTAGAGGGCATAAATTCAATGAAACGTATGTTTAATGGATTGTCTAAAGTTAATTTTATAAAATCTTCTACCTCGTCATCATTAACTCCTCTGATGAGTACCGTATTAATCTTAATAGGCAATAACCCTACTTTTAAAGCAGAATCAATTCCTTTTAATACTTTCTTTAAACTTCCTCCGCCGGTAATTTTTTTATATTTTTCCTCCTGCAGAGAATCTAAACTGATATTTACACGATTTAGTCCTGCATCTTTTAATTTTTCGGCATACTCACTTAAAAAAAAGCCATTAGTGGTTAAAGATATATCTTCTAATTTTTTAATTTCTCTTAATTTCTTTATAAAATCTCCCACTCCCTTTCTAGCTAAAGGTTCACCGCCAGTAACCCTGACTTTTGTTATGCCTAAATCTACTGCTTCTTTAATGATTTCCACAATTTCTTCATATCTTAAAACTTCTTCATGGGAAATAAATTCAAATTGTTTTTCTGGCTGACAGTAAACACATCTATAGTTACAGCGATCAGTAATAGAAACTCGAAGATAAGTAATTTTCCGCCCAAAATGATCCGTTAAATGACTCATGCCTCTATCACCTTTCCGCATTGAGAAAGATCATACCCTCCTAAACTTAAAACTTTTTTTTTAAATTTTTCTGATTGAATGATCGTTAATATTTTCTGAATCTTTAATGAAGAATAATATTCTTTTGGTATAATTATATCATACCTCTCCTTTATCACTGGCACAAAATCTAAACCAAATACTTTGGCAGCAGATAAAATTCCTAAACCAGCATCCACATTTCCCTCCGCTACTGCAGACGCTACCATTAAATGGGTATACTCTTCCAGAGAATAGCCTTGAATATCCAAAGGATCAATACCTTTCTTTTTTAATAGATAATCCAATAAAACTCTGGTTCCTGATCCTTTCTGCCTATTAAGAAATTTTATATCCTTTTTTACCAAATCATCTATTCTTTCAATGTTTTTTGGATTTCCTCTTTTTACCATTATTCCTTGTTCTCGGTAGGTTAGATTCAGCACTTTTAATTCTCTCTGAGGGAGTATCTTTTTTAGATAGGGGAAATTATATTCTCCGCTCTCTGGATCCAATAGATGAGATGTAGCAAGGTGAGTTCTTTTTTGTTTTAAGGCTAATAACCCTCCCATACTGCCAACATTAAAGGAGACTAAATTATAATCGGAAAATTCTTCTTGTAATTCATTCTTTAGAATATCCAAAATTAAATCATGACTCCCGGTTACAATGATATTATTTTTTATTTTATTAAAATTTTCTAAAAGCTCAGCTCTTGTTTCTTCTCCAAAATCTACTCCTTCTTTAAGTAAAGGAATACGAATTATAGCGTCTGCTTCTAACAAAGAAGTAACGACTCCCGCTCCCCGGGAAAGAGGATAAGCCATTACTTTCCCATCTATATTTCCTAATTTTACTCTTAAGAATTCTTCATCTCCTAAATGAGACACTACTTTGTGAGCCATAATTACTTTAATCTCTTCTCGCTTTTTTATAGTCAAACCTAATTGACAGTAAATTAAAGGTTTTAAAAATTGTTCAGCGGAGATAATCGCTGAGACTGGATAGCCAGGAAGTCCGATAAAAGGGGTATTATCAATGATTCCTAAAATTGTCGGTTTCCCAGGCATAATAGCTACTCCGTGAACTATAACTTCACCTAAACTTTTAACCATCTCAGAAGCAAAATCTTTAGAGCCGGCAGAGGAACCAGCAATAACTACTACTATATCATTATGCTGATTGGCTTCTTGTATAACTTTTTTTAAATCCTGAGGAATATCTTTCACTATTTCGAATATGCTTGCCTCTCCTCCCCACTCATAAATTAAGCCTTTAATTATTTTAGAATTATATTCAATTATTTTACCAGGGCTAATTTTTTCTCCCGGTAGAATCAATTCATCACCTGTAGGAATCACTGCTACCCTAGGTTTCCTACGAACAAAAAGTTGATTGACGCCGCCTGCTAATAAAGCCCCAATATCTACCGGACGAATTTTATAATTTACAGGAATAATTAATTGGTTAGCGACAATATCTTCTCCTATATTTCGGATATGCTGCCCCGGAAAAGCGGCAGAAAATATTTTAATCTCTTTTTCTTCTGATTCTACAAGTTTCCCAGACGCAATTTTACCTATTACATTAATATCTTCAATTTTTATAACTGCGTCAAAACCTCGAGGTATAGAATTACCAGTATTTATAAAACGAAAACCTTGATTAATCTTTAAAATAATGGGAGAAGATTCTGAAGCTTCATAAGTATCACTTGCTCTGACTACTACTCCATCCATAGCTGCCGCCTGACAACAAGGAGAAGATATCTTAGCAAAAATTGACTCCGTAGTAATCCGACCCAAAGAATCTTCAGTAGAAACCAATTCCCCTTTTAAAGGATAAGCAATTTTATATTTTAATAGAGTATTATAAAATTTTTCCTGTGCTTCCTTCAAACTTAGCTTACTCAAATAAATATTTCTTTTCAAATCAACTTTTCCTCCTCCGATTAGTCGCTATGATGCCATATTCAACATTAAAATAATTTAACCATAACTTTACTGCCCTCTTCTAATCCTTCAATATTTAATCCAATCTTTATTAGACCTGAAGCCCGAACCATGGTAGAAATTAAACCTGATTTTCCCAGAATAGGTTCAGCATAATATTTTTTACCTTTTTTATATAAGAATACTCTAATATAATCTTCTCTTCCTGAATCAGAAACTATATTACTAGTTAATTCTGCTCCTATTTCTTTACTATAATTATTACTAAATTCTCCTCCTTGTAACCAACTAATTAAAGGCCGCACAAAAAGATCGAAGATAATCATCGCTGAGACCGGATGACCAGGCAATCCAAATATCGGTCTGTTGTCAGCTATGGCAAGTATCATGGGTTTCCCTGGTTTTACTGATACTCCGTGAATCAATACACCGGGTTTCCCTAATCTATTAAGCACTTCTAGAGTAACATCTCTTATTCCCACTGAACTCCCGCCGGAAATAATTACTGCTTCTATCTTATCTTCTTCAATAATCTTTTTAACCTCCTGCTCCAATAAAATAGCTTCATCTTTAATTATCCCTTTATAAACAGGAAGCCCACCTGATTCTTCAATACAAACCCCAAGAGTGTAAGAATTTATATCTCTTATTTGCCCTATCCGAGGTTCACCTTCCGCTGGAATTATTTCATTGCCCGTGGAAATAATAGCAATTTTTGGTTTTTTATAGATTTTGATACTTGTTTTCCCTATTCCCGCTAAAACTCCTATATCCTGCGAACGTAACCTCTGTCCTTTTCTTAATATAGTTTCTCCTTTTTTTAGATCCTCATCCTCTCGAACCACATTTTCCCAGGGAGAGATTGACTTCCTTATTTCAACGGTATTATTATCAATCTGTTCAGTATATTCTAACATCATCACTGCATTTACTCCTTCAGGGAGCATACCTCCGGTAGATATTTTTACCGCCTCTCCAGGGGAGGACTTAAATTCAGGTTTTATACCCATCTTTATTTCTCCGATAATCTTCAAA
Encoded proteins:
- the moaA gene encoding GTP 3',8-cyclase MoaA, producing MSHLTDHFGRKITYLRVSITDRCNYRCVYCQPEKQFEFISHEEVLRYEEIVEIIKEAVDLGITKVRVTGGEPLARKGVGDFIKKLREIKKLEDISLTTNGFFLSEYAEKLKDAGLNRVNISLDSLQEEKYKKITGGGSLKKVLKGIDSALKVGLLPIKINTVLIRGVNDDEVEDFIKLTLDNPLNIRFIEFMPSKEDLKDSYKEKFISVLEIKNSLAEKYLFVPVKTRIDNGPAKYCQIKGGQGTIGFIAALSQHFCETCNRIRLTSEGKLRPCLFSNKEVDIKRALRNVETNDKIIRSKIIRKNIEEAINIKPKGHKLNKKLSNRDFFKMSKIGG
- a CDS encoding molybdopterin biosynthesis protein — its product is MKRNIYLSKLSLKEAQEKFYNTLLKYKIAYPLKGELVSTEDSLGRITTESIFAKISSPCCQAAAMDGVVVRASDTYEASESSPIILKINQGFRFINTGNSIPRGFDAVIKIEDINVIGKIASGKLVESEEKEIKIFSAAFPGQHIRNIGEDIVANQLIIPVNYKIRPVDIGALLAGGVNQLFVRRKPRVAVIPTGDELILPGEKISPGKIIEYNSKIIKGLIYEWGGEASIFEIVKDIPQDLKKVIQEANQHNDIVVVIAGSSAGSKDFASEMVKSLGEVIVHGVAIMPGKPTILGIIDNTPFIGLPGYPVSAIISAEQFLKPLIYCQLGLTIKKREEIKVIMAHKVVSHLGDEEFLRVKLGNIDGKVMAYPLSRGAGVVTSLLEADAIIRIPLLKEGVDFGEETRAELLENFNKIKNNIIVTGSHDLILDILKNELQEEFSDYNLVSFNVGSMGGLLALKQKRTHLATSHLLDPESGEYNFPYLKKILPQRELKVLNLTYREQGIMVKRGNPKNIERIDDLVKKDIKFLNRQKGSGTRVLLDYLLKKKGIDPLDIQGYSLEEYTHLMVASAVAEGNVDAGLGILSAAKVFGLDFVPVIKERYDIIIPKEYYSSLKIQKILTIIQSEKFKKKVLSLGGYDLSQCGKVIEA
- a CDS encoding molybdopterin molybdenumtransferase MoeA → MVKPLFKVRTPQEVKMLLKDHLNLKDIIQKNIEEVDIKTALHRFLAEEIVAPANLPGFNRSTMDGYAIRAEDSFGATDNLPSYLKIIGEIKMGIKPEFKSSPGEAVKISTGGMLPEGVNAVMMLEYTEQIDNNTVEIRKSISPWENVVREDEDLKKGETILRKGQRLRSQDIGVLAGIGKTSIKIYKKPKIAIISTGNEIIPAEGEPRIGQIRDINSYTLGVCIEESGGLPVYKGIIKDEAILLEQEVKKIIEEDKIEAVIISGGSSVGIRDVTLEVLNRLGKPGVLIHGVSVKPGKPMILAIADNRPIFGLPGHPVSAMIIFDLFVRPLISWLQGGEFSNNYSKEIGAELTSNIVSDSGREDYIRVFLYKKGKKYYAEPILGKSGLISTMVRASGLIKIGLNIEGLEEGSKVMVKLF